In Streptomyces sp. NBC_01551, one DNA window encodes the following:
- a CDS encoding Dyp-type peroxidase produces MGPQEPGRPQEPGRPQENGGRSRLGRRAVLGAGGLAALAAGGAVLTTADARVPRDGRDGGGAAAVPFHGPHQAGILTRRQSHAHLAALDLAAPAAGAPDPEPAAGRAKAAALLRTWSAAAARMTRGEPPAEGAADTGVALGAGPAALTVTFGLGPGFFDRTGLAAARPEALAPLPAFPDDALDPARCGGDLYLQVAADDPLVAVHALRTLQRLARGAASTRWVMSGFARAADGAAEGTHRNLMGQLDGTANPAVATDPAQRARILVTGSGSGSGSGVPGWLEGGSYVVVRRIRMLLDHWDGLPEQHREQAVGRRVTDGAPLTGGTERTPVDLDAARPDGVPVIATNAHIRLAAPRGNAGATMLRRGWSYYDGLRPDGTPDAGLLFVAWQADPRTGFIPVQHRLARGDALARYVEHEASALFVVPRGAAEGEYVGQALLEG; encoded by the coding sequence GTGGGCCCGCAGGAGCCCGGCCGTCCGCAGGAGCCCGGCCGTCCGCAGGAGAACGGCGGCCGCTCCCGGCTCGGGCGCCGGGCCGTCCTCGGCGCCGGGGGGCTGGCCGCGCTCGCGGCGGGCGGCGCCGTACTGACCACGGCCGACGCGCGGGTCCCGCGGGACGGCCGGGACGGCGGGGGAGCGGCGGCCGTGCCGTTCCACGGACCGCACCAGGCCGGGATCCTGACGCGGCGCCAGTCACACGCCCACCTCGCCGCCCTCGACCTGGCCGCCCCGGCCGCCGGCGCGCCCGACCCGGAGCCCGCGGCCGGGCGGGCCAAGGCGGCGGCCCTGCTGCGGACCTGGAGCGCCGCCGCCGCGCGGATGACCCGGGGCGAGCCGCCGGCCGAGGGCGCGGCCGACACCGGCGTGGCCCTCGGCGCCGGGCCGGCCGCCCTCACCGTCACCTTCGGCCTCGGGCCGGGCTTCTTCGACCGGACCGGACTGGCCGCCGCCCGCCCCGAGGCCCTCGCCCCGCTGCCCGCCTTCCCCGACGACGCGCTCGACCCCGCCCGGTGCGGCGGCGACCTGTACCTCCAGGTCGCCGCCGACGACCCGCTCGTCGCCGTGCACGCGCTGCGCACCCTCCAACGGCTCGCCCGGGGCGCCGCGAGTACCCGCTGGGTGATGTCCGGCTTCGCGCGCGCGGCCGACGGCGCTGCGGAGGGGACGCACCGCAACCTCATGGGCCAGCTCGACGGCACCGCCAATCCGGCCGTGGCCACCGACCCCGCGCAGCGGGCCCGGATCCTGGTCACCGGTTCCGGTTCCGGATCCGGGTCAGGCGTGCCCGGGTGGCTGGAGGGCGGTTCGTACGTCGTCGTACGCCGGATCCGGATGCTGCTCGACCACTGGGACGGCCTCCCCGAGCAACACCGCGAACAGGCCGTCGGGCGCCGGGTGACCGACGGGGCCCCGCTGACGGGCGGCACCGAGCGCACCCCCGTGGACCTCGACGCCGCGCGGCCCGACGGGGTCCCGGTCATCGCGACCAACGCGCACATCCGGCTCGCCGCCCCGCGGGGCAATGCCGGGGCCACGATGCTCCGGCGCGGCTGGTCGTACTACGACGGGCTGCGCCCGGACGGCACGCCCGACGCCGGGCTGCTGTTCGTCGCCTGGCAGGCCGATCCGCGTACGGGCTTCATCCCCGTCCAGCACCGGCTGGCCCGGGGCGACGCGCTCGCGCGCTACGTCGAGCACGAGGCCTCGGCGCTGTTCGTCGTACCGCGCGGGGCGGCCGAGGGGGAGTACGTGGGCCAGGCCCTCCTCGAAGGGTGA
- a CDS encoding molybdopterin-dependent oxidoreductase: MTYGRQNQRRAGLALAAALLLAGCGQSEDPKEDAKGDAKAPSASPSAGAGAGAGAGAGASAKASVAPLKPGEVRVGGEVAKPYSVTLADLRKLPQASVEVKFASAKGEQEHTYQGVLLHEVLKTAEPRFDSTKKNGQLRGFVSATGGGDYRAVFAWAELDPAFAKSRVLLAVSEDGVAFDDAAGPRLVVPQDTKGGRYVSELNQLWVGVVDPVVDGVK, from the coding sequence ATGACTTACGGCAGGCAGAACCAGCGGAGAGCGGGCCTCGCGCTCGCGGCGGCGCTGCTCCTGGCGGGCTGCGGGCAGTCGGAGGACCCGAAGGAGGACGCGAAGGGGGACGCGAAGGCCCCGTCCGCGAGCCCGTCCGCCGGGGCCGGGGCCGGGGCCGGGGCCGGGGCCGGGGCTTCGGCCAAGGCGTCCGTCGCGCCGCTCAAGCCCGGTGAGGTGCGGGTGGGCGGCGAGGTCGCCAAGCCGTACTCCGTCACCCTGGCCGACCTGCGCAAGCTGCCCCAGGCCTCGGTGGAGGTCAAGTTCGCCAGTGCCAAGGGGGAGCAGGAGCACACCTACCAAGGGGTCCTGCTGCACGAGGTACTGAAGACGGCCGAGCCGCGCTTCGACTCCACCAAGAAGAACGGCCAGCTGCGCGGCTTCGTCTCCGCCACCGGCGGCGGCGACTACCGGGCCGTCTTCGCCTGGGCCGAACTCGACCCGGCGTTCGCCAAGAGCCGGGTACTGCTCGCCGTCTCCGAGGACGGTGTGGCCTTCGACGACGCAGCGGGGCCCCGGCTCGTCGTACCGCAGGACACCAAGGGCGGCCGGTACGTGTCCGAGCTGAACCAGCTGTGGGTCGGGGTGGTCGACCCGGTGGTCGACGGGGTGAAGTGA
- a CDS encoding ferredoxin produces MRISIDTGVCIGAGQCALTAPEVFTQDDDGFSELVPGREDGRGSALVREAARACPVAAISVRDA; encoded by the coding sequence GTGCGGATCTCGATCGACACGGGCGTCTGCATCGGCGCGGGGCAGTGCGCGCTGACCGCGCCCGAGGTGTTCACCCAGGACGACGACGGGTTCAGCGAGCTGGTGCCGGGGCGCGAGGACGGCCGCGGCAGCGCCCTGGTCCGGGAGGCGGCCCGGGCCTGCCCGGTCGCCGCCATCTCCGTACGGGACGCGTGA
- a CDS encoding HGxxPAAW family protein — protein sequence MSAHGHVDLGHTVAGWSGTILALLGCTGTGLAVCAAWTPGIWLGLALVAVAGLVTWLLHLAGWGKPSGPRPASEWDWRTRDAAARTGHEHCLGCRAAPSRRRRPPNRVRGDRKFENPPLAAPGVWRG from the coding sequence ATGAGCGCGCACGGCCATGTCGACCTCGGCCACACCGTGGCCGGCTGGTCCGGAACCATCCTCGCCCTGCTGGGCTGCACCGGAACCGGTCTCGCCGTGTGTGCGGCCTGGACGCCGGGCATCTGGCTCGGCCTCGCCCTGGTCGCCGTCGCCGGGCTCGTCACCTGGCTGCTGCACCTCGCCGGCTGGGGCAAGCCGAGCGGCCCCCGACCGGCGTCCGAGTGGGACTGGCGCACCCGGGACGCGGCCGCCCGCACCGGCCACGAGCACTGCCTGGGCTGCCGTGCCGCGCCCTCCCGACGCCGCCGCCCCCCGAATCGCGTACGGGGCGACCGTAAGTTCGAGAACCCCCCGTTGGCCGCGCCCGGGGTGTGGCGGGGGTGA
- a CDS encoding condensation domain-containing protein translates to MRQFPLEMHHMAPGRVVEWRLRSTAAQAPGRDETADRRASFNQDKHFTVAEESRGSDDPVASWLAVTFEVAGPLDERALAQALLAFVRRHEVLRCEFRRLAGELACAPFTPGELALDTEHVGTFDTTERLRRFLTERFTRSIDTLSWPLFTMGAVVREDSATVYLAFDHIVCDGMSMPVVVREVLTEYEALSRGADSGLAAAAPSYLDFADEQRRRYLSIDVSDERLDYWKSFIARGGEFFPRFPLDLGVEPDRMYPIVNEASELLDAAEAEVFEKSCLAVDGKPFMGVLAAVAVCLREAGGPGVYRGFMPVSERGRGPWNDAVGWFVNTMPIEFDASPGRDFARVMAGVRAGFSEMIGHIDVPFVRAWQLLAPKEFAARSWPYPVNFFSYIDMRKVVGAERHGDWRPATHVWSARANGACSWFQRDADGLHMNSLYVDTPAARRTMGDFQEALRRTVQDIARGGGFRRPIALTSPRQPTHEPVEA, encoded by the coding sequence ATGCGGCAGTTTCCTCTGGAGATGCACCACATGGCACCCGGACGGGTGGTCGAGTGGCGGTTGCGGTCCACGGCGGCGCAGGCCCCCGGCCGGGACGAGACGGCGGACAGGAGGGCGTCCTTCAACCAGGACAAGCACTTCACCGTCGCTGAGGAGAGCCGTGGGTCCGACGACCCGGTCGCGTCCTGGCTCGCGGTGACGTTCGAGGTGGCGGGCCCGCTCGACGAACGAGCCCTAGCCCAGGCCCTGTTGGCCTTCGTGAGGCGGCACGAGGTGCTCCGCTGCGAGTTCCGCCGGCTGGCGGGGGAGCTCGCGTGCGCGCCCTTCACCCCCGGCGAACTCGCCCTCGACACCGAGCACGTGGGCACCTTCGACACCACCGAGCGGCTGCGCCGGTTCCTGACCGAGCGGTTCACGCGGAGCATCGACACCCTGTCCTGGCCCCTGTTCACCATGGGCGCCGTCGTCCGCGAGGACTCCGCCACCGTCTACCTGGCCTTCGACCACATCGTCTGCGACGGCATGTCGATGCCGGTCGTCGTCCGCGAGGTGCTGACCGAGTACGAGGCGCTGAGCCGCGGCGCGGATTCCGGACTGGCTGCCGCCGCCCCGAGCTATCTCGACTTCGCCGACGAGCAGCGGCGGCGCTACCTCTCCATCGACGTGAGCGACGAACGCCTCGACTACTGGAAGTCGTTCATCGCGCGGGGCGGGGAGTTCTTCCCGAGGTTCCCGCTCGACCTCGGTGTGGAGCCGGACCGGATGTACCCGATCGTCAACGAGGCCTCCGAGCTGCTGGACGCCGCCGAGGCGGAGGTGTTCGAGAAGTCCTGTCTCGCGGTCGACGGGAAGCCGTTCATGGGCGTTCTCGCGGCGGTCGCCGTCTGCCTGCGGGAGGCCGGCGGCCCCGGCGTCTACCGCGGGTTCATGCCGGTCAGCGAGCGCGGACGCGGCCCGTGGAACGATGCGGTGGGCTGGTTCGTCAACACCATGCCGATCGAGTTCGACGCCTCGCCCGGCCGGGACTTCGCGCGGGTGATGGCCGGGGTCCGGGCCGGATTCAGCGAGATGATCGGCCACATCGACGTGCCGTTCGTCCGGGCGTGGCAGCTGCTGGCGCCCAAGGAGTTCGCCGCAAGGTCCTGGCCGTACCCGGTGAACTTCTTCTCGTACATCGACATGCGCAAGGTCGTGGGCGCCGAACGCCACGGCGACTGGCGGCCGGCCACCCACGTCTGGTCGGCGCGCGCCAACGGGGCCTGCTCCTGGTTCCAGCGGGACGCGGACGGCCTGCACATGAACTCCCTGTACGTGGACACCCCGGCGGCGCGCCGCACGATGGGCGACTTCCAGGAGGCGCTGCGGCGCACGGTGCAGGACATCGCCCGCGGCGGCGGCTTCCGGCGGCCGATCGCGCTGACCTCGCCCCGGCAGCCGACGCACGAGCCCGTCGAGGCCTGA
- a CDS encoding RNA polymerase sigma factor has translation MSAAQAVETVFRIESARIIAGVARIVRDVGIAEEIAQDALVAALEQWPESGVPDKPGAWLMATAKHRAIDLVRRKETYARKLAEVGRTLEDVPPPEEPAGPEDIDDDLLRLIFTACHPVLATEARIALTLRLMGGLTTQEIARAFLTSEPTVAQRIVRAKRALAKAGVPFEVPYGADREQRLSSVLEVIYLIFNEGYSATAGDDLVRPALCEDALRLARVLAALMPKEPEVHGLAALLEFQASRIAARTGPDGEPVLLADQNRGKWNRLLIRRGVLAMGRAGSGPYSVQAAIAGCHADAVRYEDTDWPTIAALYGRLVQLIPSPVVELNRAVAVSMADGPEAALPLVDALAEEPALRAYHLLPSVRGDLLGRLGRRAEARAEFERAASLTRNARERALLLRRAAEVSDA, from the coding sequence GTGAGCGCGGCCCAAGCGGTCGAGACGGTGTTCAGGATCGAGTCCGCGCGCATCATCGCCGGTGTCGCCCGCATCGTGCGGGACGTCGGCATCGCCGAGGAGATCGCGCAGGACGCCCTGGTCGCCGCGCTCGAACAGTGGCCCGAGTCGGGTGTCCCGGACAAGCCGGGCGCCTGGCTCATGGCCACGGCCAAGCACCGCGCCATCGACCTCGTCCGCCGCAAGGAGACCTACGCCCGCAAGCTCGCCGAGGTCGGCCGCACCCTGGAGGACGTACCGCCGCCGGAGGAACCGGCGGGCCCGGAGGACATCGACGACGACCTGCTCCGGCTGATCTTCACGGCCTGCCATCCCGTACTGGCCACCGAGGCCCGCATCGCGCTCACGCTGCGTCTGATGGGCGGGCTGACCACGCAGGAGATCGCCCGCGCGTTCCTCACCTCCGAACCCACCGTCGCCCAGCGCATCGTCCGGGCGAAGCGGGCCCTGGCCAAGGCCGGGGTGCCGTTCGAGGTCCCGTACGGAGCGGACCGCGAGCAACGGCTCTCCTCCGTCCTCGAAGTGATCTACCTGATCTTCAACGAGGGCTACTCGGCGACCGCCGGCGACGACCTCGTCCGCCCGGCCCTGTGTGAGGACGCCCTCAGGCTGGCCCGGGTCCTGGCCGCCCTGATGCCCAAGGAGCCCGAGGTGCACGGCCTCGCGGCGCTGCTGGAGTTCCAGGCCTCCCGGATCGCCGCCCGCACCGGCCCCGACGGCGAGCCGGTGCTGCTCGCCGACCAGAACCGGGGCAAGTGGAACCGCCTGCTCATCCGCCGGGGCGTCCTGGCCATGGGCCGCGCGGGCAGCGGCCCCTACTCCGTACAGGCCGCCATCGCGGGCTGCCACGCGGACGCCGTCCGGTACGAGGACACCGACTGGCCGACCATCGCCGCGCTCTACGGGCGGCTCGTCCAGCTGATCCCGTCCCCGGTGGTGGAGCTCAACCGGGCGGTCGCCGTCTCCATGGCGGACGGCCCGGAAGCGGCGCTTCCGCTCGTCGACGCCCTGGCGGAGGAACCGGCCCTGCGCGCGTACCACCTGCTGCCGAGCGTACGAGGGGACCTGCTGGGGCGGCTGGGGCGCCGGGCGGAGGCCCGCGCCGAGTTCGAGCGGGCCGCCTCCCTCACCCGCAACGCCCGGGAGCGGGCCCTGCTGCTGCGGCGCGCCGCCGAGGTGTCGGACGCCTGA
- a CDS encoding cold-shock protein, which produces MATGIVKWFNAEKGFGFIQQDDGGPDVFVHFSAIQTTGFKELAEGQKVEYDVTQGPKGPQAERVVGLS; this is translated from the coding sequence ATGGCAACAGGCATCGTGAAGTGGTTCAACGCGGAAAAGGGCTTCGGCTTCATCCAGCAGGACGACGGCGGCCCGGACGTGTTCGTGCACTTCTCCGCCATCCAGACCACCGGCTTCAAGGAGCTGGCGGAAGGCCAGAAGGTCGAGTACGACGTCACCCAGGGCCCCAAGGGTCCCCAGGCGGAGCGGGTGGTCGGCCTCTCCTGA
- a CDS encoding BtrH N-terminal domain-containing protein produces the protein MTVLVYEDFGTGRHRESSLIRHALGSEHDEVLVAGLAGGIGFMYFVFEYTGRPPIATIVAQAHPEPWVQVALGRLNVPYEATRSTKPRWGRVCAALDAGWPVFCTVDKSALPWHGAAVSPEMAGADPYTVVVAGYEGDALYIEDGAATPYRIDREEFGAAWSGHRQGRHQMVVPTGRATAGPDVDGAVAATVTRMTGPVLGNQFDVNFGFSGMEKFAAQLRDTRTKTGWERRFGTPEAFAAGTGRLHACLEREWTAPGATRPLYADFLDLAGRPEAAGLFRESGRHWSSLAELARTAAPDADAAARRALFDACAEEVDRSVALEREAVALLGR, from the coding sequence ATGACCGTGCTCGTGTATGAGGACTTCGGTACCGGACGCCACCGTGAGAGCTCCCTGATCCGCCACGCGCTCGGCAGCGAGCACGACGAGGTGCTGGTCGCGGGTCTCGCGGGCGGCATCGGATTCATGTACTTCGTCTTCGAGTACACGGGCCGGCCGCCGATCGCGACGATCGTCGCCCAGGCCCACCCCGAACCCTGGGTACAAGTGGCCCTCGGCCGCCTGAACGTCCCCTACGAGGCCACCCGCAGCACCAAGCCCCGCTGGGGCCGGGTCTGCGCCGCGCTCGACGCGGGGTGGCCGGTGTTCTGTACCGTCGACAAGTCCGCACTGCCCTGGCACGGCGCCGCCGTCAGCCCCGAGATGGCCGGCGCCGACCCGTACACCGTGGTCGTGGCCGGGTACGAGGGCGACGCCCTCTACATCGAGGACGGCGCCGCCACCCCGTACCGGATCGACCGGGAGGAGTTCGGCGCCGCCTGGTCCGGGCACCGCCAGGGCCGCCACCAGATGGTCGTGCCGACGGGGCGCGCCACCGCCGGGCCGGACGTCGACGGGGCCGTCGCCGCCACCGTCACCCGCATGACCGGACCCGTGCTGGGCAACCAGTTCGACGTCAACTTCGGCTTCTCCGGCATGGAGAAGTTCGCCGCCCAGCTGCGCGACACCCGCACCAAGACCGGCTGGGAACGCCGCTTCGGTACCCCGGAGGCCTTCGCGGCGGGCACCGGCCGGCTCCACGCCTGCCTGGAGCGGGAGTGGACGGCCCCCGGCGCCACGCGGCCGCTGTACGCCGACTTCCTCGACCTCGCCGGACGGCCGGAGGCGGCCGGGCTCTTCCGGGAATCCGGCCGCCACTGGTCGAGCCTGGCCGAGCTGGCCCGTACGGCCGCGCCGGACGCCGACGCGGCCGCGCGGCGGGCCCTCTTCGACGCGTGCGCCGAAGAGGTGGACCGCTCCGTGGCCCTGGAGCGCGAGGCGGTCGCGCTGCTGGGGCGCTGA
- a CDS encoding cytochrome P450, translating to MSETVAFPQDRTCPYHPPAAYEPLREGRPLSRVTLFDGRSVWVVTGHPEARALLSDGRLSANRQNAAFPTPSRRFQGLQNRRTALLGVDDPQHNTQRRMLIPSFTLKRTAALRPRIQETVDRLIDEMVARGPRAELVSAFALPVPSMVICALLGVPYEDHEFFEAQSRRLLRGPEVADVEDARDQINGYLAGLIARKRTDPGDGLLDELVAQRLETGETDVEELVSLAAILLIAGHETTANMISLGTFTLLRHPEQLAELRADPALMSEAVEELMRFLSIADGMLRVATEDIEIGGVTIRPDDGVVFSTSVINRDGAVFENPDALDWHRPTRHHLAFGFGIHQCLGQNLARAEMEIALGTLFDRLPGLRLAAEPDLIPFKPGDTIQGMVELPVAW from the coding sequence ATGTCAGAAACCGTTGCCTTCCCCCAGGACCGGACCTGCCCCTATCACCCCCCGGCCGCCTACGAGCCCCTCCGGGAGGGGCGGCCCCTCTCCCGGGTCACCCTCTTCGACGGCCGCTCCGTGTGGGTGGTCACCGGCCATCCCGAGGCCCGCGCCCTCCTCTCCGACGGCCGGCTCTCCGCCAACCGCCAGAACGCGGCCTTCCCCACTCCCAGCCGACGCTTCCAGGGGCTGCAGAACCGCCGTACCGCCCTCCTCGGCGTGGACGATCCCCAGCACAACACCCAGCGCCGGATGCTGATCCCGAGCTTCACCCTGAAGCGGACCGCCGCGCTGCGGCCGCGGATCCAGGAGACCGTGGACCGGCTGATCGACGAGATGGTCGCCCGGGGCCCGCGCGCCGAGCTGGTGAGCGCCTTCGCCCTGCCGGTGCCGTCGATGGTGATCTGCGCCCTGCTCGGAGTGCCGTACGAGGACCACGAGTTCTTCGAGGCCCAGTCGAGGCGGCTGCTGCGCGGGCCGGAGGTCGCGGACGTGGAGGACGCCCGTGACCAGATCAACGGCTACCTGGCCGGCCTGATCGCGCGCAAGCGGACGGACCCGGGCGACGGGCTGCTGGACGAGCTGGTCGCGCAGCGTCTGGAGACGGGCGAGACGGACGTCGAGGAACTCGTCTCGCTCGCCGCGATCCTGCTCATCGCGGGCCACGAGACCACGGCGAACATGATCTCGCTCGGCACCTTCACCCTGCTGCGGCACCCGGAGCAGCTGGCCGAGCTGCGCGCGGACCCGGCGCTGATGTCCGAGGCCGTGGAGGAGCTGATGCGCTTCCTGTCGATCGCGGACGGGATGCTCCGGGTGGCCACCGAGGACATCGAGATCGGCGGGGTGACGATCCGCCCGGACGACGGGGTGGTCTTCTCGACCTCCGTGATCAACCGCGACGGGGCGGTGTTCGAGAACCCCGACGCGCTGGACTGGCACCGGCCCACCCGGCACCACCTGGCGTTCGGGTTCGGCATCCACCAGTGCCTGGGCCAGAACCTGGCCCGCGCCGAGATGGAGATCGCGCTGGGCACGCTGTTCGACAGGCTGCCCGGGCTGCGGCTGGCGGCGGAGCCCGACCTGATCCCGTTCAAGCCCGGGGACACCATCCAGGGCATGGTCGAACTCCCCGTGGCCTGGTGA
- a CDS encoding YciI family protein, translating into MPRFLSMIRIDEQSLTADTEFPPDFMERMGALMEEITKAGVMLDTAGLLPTAEGTRVTWSGGKLSYTDGPFTETKEVVGGYAILQAKDKAEALEWTKRFLEIHPEQWTVGAELRQIAEG; encoded by the coding sequence ATGCCGCGCTTCCTTTCGATGATCCGCATCGACGAGCAGAGCCTCACCGCCGACACCGAGTTCCCCCCGGACTTCATGGAGCGCATGGGCGCGCTGATGGAGGAGATCACCAAGGCCGGGGTCATGCTCGACACCGCCGGGCTGCTCCCCACCGCCGAGGGCACCCGGGTCACCTGGTCCGGCGGCAAGCTGAGCTACACCGACGGTCCCTTCACCGAGACCAAGGAGGTCGTGGGCGGCTACGCCATCCTCCAGGCCAAGGACAAGGCCGAGGCGCTGGAGTGGACGAAGCGGTTCCTGGAGATCCACCCCGAGCAGTGGACGGTCGGCGCGGAGCTCCGCCAGATCGCCGAAGGCTGA
- a CDS encoding co-chaperone YbbN, whose product MARRIHQPLEDQEFDFILSMAPGPVLAYFTGTWPKAVEACRAMDTVVAELAEEHGTRLTAVRTDMTRCPGPTRRYGVTGAPTVVLVEGGEAVASQAGPMGREEFRAFLDAHLGELG is encoded by the coding sequence ATGGCACGTCGGATCCATCAGCCACTCGAAGACCAGGAGTTCGACTTCATCCTCTCCATGGCCCCGGGGCCGGTTCTCGCCTACTTCACCGGCACCTGGCCGAAGGCCGTCGAGGCCTGCCGGGCGATGGACACCGTCGTCGCCGAGCTGGCCGAGGAGCACGGGACGCGACTGACCGCCGTCCGCACCGACATGACCCGCTGCCCCGGGCCGACCAGGCGCTACGGCGTGACCGGCGCCCCCACCGTCGTGCTGGTCGAGGGCGGCGAGGCGGTGGCGAGCCAGGCCGGGCCGATGGGCCGGGAGGAGTTCCGCGCGTTCCTGGACGCCCACCTGGGCGAACTCGGATGA
- a CDS encoding TetR/AcrR family transcriptional regulator, with translation MSPEDPRTARTKARLRESLFAECADRPLGEVSVSAVVRRAGVGRATFYLHYEDLTALAVDACAEVVHAAVDALHAWQTEPAAPPPARPPAALAGFLAGVAGHGALYRTLLLPGGGGPLGERLHRELRARSRAERAAVGAPHPDLVASAVAAAFTGVLADWLHERIPVADPEELADLVWRLLKALHRAV, from the coding sequence GTGAGCCCCGAGGACCCGCGCACCGCCCGTACGAAGGCCCGGCTGCGCGAGAGCCTGTTCGCGGAGTGCGCGGACCGCCCGCTCGGCGAGGTCAGCGTCTCGGCGGTGGTCCGCCGGGCCGGGGTCGGCCGCGCCACGTTCTACCTGCACTACGAGGACCTGACCGCGCTCGCGGTGGACGCGTGCGCCGAGGTGGTGCACGCGGCGGTCGACGCCCTGCACGCCTGGCAGACGGAGCCCGCCGCGCCGCCCCCGGCCCGGCCCCCGGCGGCGCTGGCCGGCTTCCTCGCGGGCGTCGCCGGGCACGGCGCCCTGTACCGCACCCTGCTCCTGCCGGGCGGCGGCGGCCCGCTGGGCGAGCGCCTGCACCGGGAGCTGCGGGCCCGCTCCCGCGCCGAGCGGGCGGCGGTGGGCGCACCGCACCCCGATCTCGTCGCGTCGGCCGTGGCCGCGGCCTTCACCGGCGTCCTCGCGGACTGGCTGCACGAGCGGATCCCGGTGGCGGACCCCGAGGAACTCGCGGACCTGGTCTGGCGGCTCCTGAAGGCCCTGCACCGCGCGGTGTGA
- a CDS encoding DUF1304 domain-containing protein: MHTVAQVLIGIVAALHAYFLVLEMFLWQRPPGRALSGFDADTARLTAPLAANQGLYNGFLAAGLVWSLVIDSLATQVFFLVCVIVAGLYGAATANRRILIAQALPGALALGAALPAA, encoded by the coding sequence GTGCACACGGTCGCCCAGGTCCTCATCGGCATAGTCGCCGCGCTCCACGCGTACTTCCTGGTGCTGGAGATGTTCCTGTGGCAACGGCCGCCCGGCCGCGCGCTGTCCGGGTTCGACGCGGACACCGCCCGCCTCACCGCGCCGCTCGCCGCAAACCAGGGCCTCTACAACGGGTTCCTGGCCGCCGGTCTGGTCTGGTCGCTGGTCATCGACTCGCTCGCGACGCAGGTCTTCTTCCTCGTCTGCGTGATCGTCGCCGGGCTCTACGGGGCCGCCACCGCGAACCGGCGGATCCTGATCGCCCAGGCCCTGCCCGGAGCGCTCGCCCTGGGCGCGGCGCTGCCGGCCGCGTGA
- a CDS encoding ABC transporter ATP-binding protein yields MTSPNPSPTLEELRREALTAAAPRATAPDTAITCDRLVRVFTTDGIEVQALQGLELTVRQGDLVALVGASGSGKSTLLNILAGLDTPTAGHASVAGHDLLDMTPKDRLRYRRQAVGFVWQQTARNLLPFLTAAQNIALPMQLATGTGRRAARTHAARVDRLLDALDIGDLGHRRPGELSGGQQQRVAIAVAMANNPAVLLADEPTGELDSETGAAVFEAFRTVNRELGATVVIVTHDPLVAGEVRRTVAIRDGRTSSEVLRRMTTDEHGTETLTEREYVMLDRTGRVQLPHSFLEALGMEHRVAVDLAGDHIAIHPDDTEEPDATGH; encoded by the coding sequence ATGACCAGCCCGAACCCCAGCCCCACGCTGGAGGAGCTGCGCCGGGAGGCCCTCACCGCCGCCGCACCCCGCGCCACCGCCCCCGACACCGCCATCACCTGCGACCGCCTGGTCCGCGTCTTCACCACCGACGGCATCGAGGTCCAAGCCCTCCAAGGCCTCGAACTGACCGTCCGGCAAGGCGACCTGGTCGCCCTCGTCGGCGCCTCCGGCAGCGGCAAGTCCACCCTCCTCAACATCCTGGCCGGCCTCGACACCCCCACCGCCGGCCACGCGAGCGTCGCGGGCCACGACCTCCTCGACATGACCCCCAAGGACCGCCTGCGCTACCGGCGTCAGGCCGTCGGCTTCGTCTGGCAGCAGACCGCCCGCAACCTCCTCCCCTTCCTCACCGCCGCGCAGAACATCGCGCTCCCCATGCAACTCGCCACCGGCACCGGCCGCAGAGCCGCCCGAACACACGCCGCGCGCGTCGACAGGCTCCTCGACGCCCTCGACATCGGCGACCTCGGCCACCGCCGCCCCGGCGAACTCTCGGGCGGACAGCAACAACGCGTCGCGATCGCCGTGGCGATGGCCAACAACCCCGCGGTCCTCCTCGCCGACGAACCCACCGGAGAACTCGACTCCGAAACCGGCGCCGCCGTCTTCGAGGCCTTCCGCACCGTCAACCGCGAACTCGGCGCCACCGTCGTCATCGTCACCCACGACCCCCTCGTCGCCGGCGAGGTGCGCCGCACCGTCGCCATCCGCGACGGCCGCACCAGCAGCGAAGTCCTGCGCCGCATGACCACCGACGAACACGGCACCGAGACCCTCACCGAACGCGAGTACGTCATGCTCGACCGCACCGGCCGCGTCCAGCTCCCCCACAGCTTCCTCGAAGCCCTCGGCATGGAGCACCGCGTCGCCGTCGACCTCGCCGGCGACCACATCGCCATCCACCCCGACGACACCGAAGAGCCCGACGCCACGGGCCACTAG